Proteins encoded by one window of Bactrocera oleae isolate idBacOlea1 chromosome 4, idBacOlea1, whole genome shotgun sequence:
- the LOC106617838 gene encoding uncharacterized protein, producing MQYTTSSENYSSSKRGDSPAKWGNKEDKGYVYKKSSYQYSNSGNNNIASMNKSLDTNIDQLDALLEDLKHERQITKDKDILSNSANYRAMERDREHVEPGGTVMKTMRVMKTSQRSIPHPLQDEIEGFSTSEYSTLKSNGYPSIQRDYQPNEKLYGSSNVYESKNKLYESNCIIDSTDLVPSGTTTTTTTTQLEKDLQNLPLTEDILPLPGTKVTTTVRTYTYEVPAIGTLSRGTPLTSSTRYNTIQRNEVNSSTLQSSPIATQVSPVVPHTVVYNTESYSTTNRTNERPITTNHLYEVRENRETNTLQKNLPLQQPRSPQPSGSNRTISYKMNTTENIHTGPEFRSFPSQRSPEYPIHQEPPQNGPYSQTHDTYPPGPTTTKYIYKETSNVVNTIHGSPVRPSDTQPRYLPPANPQNKSPPAGYLPSGNGYPPHGPANTSQVTYKYSSSSTSNTRQGPDSSYGKPSPTTQPAPFPVDGVEYPTNTSPPQKVDELMQSFGQVDSVDRADLSTPRKREIETAVATPSQHVPTINKAGKEVYYPPGHEIMLTKREEMAAGSAAGGRWAKGSGMYEYESGYKSKTKTKQGGAVVPICLPLCCAMPCSIM from the exons ATGCAGTATACGACGAGCTCAGAAAATTACTCCTCATCAAAAAGAGGCGATTCACCTGCAAAATGGGGTAACAAG GAGGATAAAGGCTATGTGTACAAGAAGTCATCCTATCAATATTCCAATTCGGGTAATAACAACATAGCAAGTATGAATAAGTCACTGGATACAAATATTGATCAATTGGATGCTTTATTGGAAGACTTGAAACATGAGCGTCAAATCACAAAAGATAAAG atattttatcaaattctgCCAATTATAGAGCGAT GGAACGGGACCGAGAACACGTTGAACCTGGTGGCACTGTTATGAAAACCATGCGAGTTATGAAAACATCACAACGGTCAATTCCACATCCTTTGCAGGACGAAATTGAAGGCTTTTCGACATCAGAATACAGTACTCTAAAGTCGAATGGTTATCCTAGCATTCAACGTGACTATCAACCGAATGAAAAACTCTACGGATCTA GTAACGTCTATGAAAGCAAGAACAAATTGTATGAAAGCAACTGCATTATTGACAGTACAGACTTGGTTCCATCCGGTaccacaaccacaacaacaacaactcagcTAGAGAAAGATCTTCAGAATTTGCCTTTGACTGAAGATATATTGCCACTACCTGGTACCAAAGTTACCACTACAGTTCGTACCTATACTTACGAAGTACCAGCCATCGGCACACTAAGCCGAGGTACTCCTTTAACTTCAAGCACTCGCTACAACACAATTCAACGTAATGAAGTTAACAGCTCCACACTACAGTCTAGTCCTATCGCAACCCAAGTCTCTCCAGTGGTACCACATACTGTTGTTTATAATACGGAAAGCTATTCTACAACTAATAGGACTAATGAGCGTCCCATAACTACAAATCACTTGTATGAAGTGCGGGAGAATCGCGAAACAAACACTCTTCAAAAGAATTTACCATTACAACAACCGCGTAGCCCTCAACCAAGTGGCAGCAACAGAACTATTAGTTATAAAATGAACACAACTGAAAATATTCACACCGGACCAGAGTTCAGAAGCTTTCCTTCTCAACGGTCTCCAGAGTATCCCATACACCAAGAACCACCACAAAATGGACCATATAGCCAAACGCATGATACTTATCCTCCTGGACCGACaaccacaaaatatatttataaagaaacCTCAAATGTGGTGAACACTATCCATGGATCACCAGTTCGTCCATCAGATACGCAGCCCAGATATTTACCACCAGCCAACCCTCAAAACAAATCACCGCCAGCAGGATATCTACCCAGTGGTAATGGCTATCCCCCACACGGGCCTGCTAACACTTCTCAagtaacatataaatattcatcTTCATCTACATCAAACACTCGTCAAGGACCAGACAGTTCATATGGTAAACCATCACCAACCACCCAACCAGCACCATTTCCCGTTGATGGAGTCGAGTATCCAACTAATACCAGTCCACCGCAGAAAGTTGACGAACTCATGCAGTCATTTGGGCAA GTTGATTCTGTAGACCGAGCTGACCTGTCTACTCCACGTAAACGGGAAATAGAAACCGCTGTGGCAACTCCAAGTCAACATGTTCCTACAATAAATAAGGCGGGAAAAGAAGTTTATTACCCACCTGGACATGAAATAATGTTAACAAAACGTGAAGAAATGGCTGCAGGGTCAGCGGCTGGG ggaCGTTGGGCTAAAGGCTCTGGAATGTATGAGTACGAGTCCGGGTATAAatcaaaaactaaaactaaacaaGGAGGTGCAGTGGTTCCTATTTGTTTACCACTTTGTTGTGCTATGCCATGCTCCATTATGTAA
- the beta4GalNAcTA gene encoding beta-1,4-N-acetylgalactosaminyltransferase bre-4 isoform X2: MALFTKANGVRAMLSLVGIWVLFSAFLSYVDNKSASYSTFSRLSIRHMHNFTRGITIANKSLSGNNSKEHDTLNTTNLTVLPLDSEAQKPIILLDSQNVSSEYNQTNNNRLVRPLHSTKRENGATVRVRYEGPITPNTTLESLDIVEAELAPMLKPGGAFLPHDCIPKEHVAIVVPFRDRYAHLTVFLRNIHPFLMKQHIAYRIFLIEQTNGKAFNRAALMNIGFLEALKIFPWDCFIFHDVDLLPLDNRNFYTCPRQPRHMSVSIDTLNFKLPYRSIFGGVSAMTREHFQLVNGFSNSYFGWGGEDDDMSNRLKHANLFISRYPVNIARYMMLKHPKEKANPKRYENLVNGISKMEMDGINSIKYEIYSIKEFPTFTWYLAELKIFDQTS, from the exons ATGGCGCTCTTCACCAAAGCTAATGGTGTGAGAGCTATGCTGAGTCTGGTCGGGATATGGGTGTTGTTTAGCGCGTTCCTGAGCTATGTAGATAATAAATCTGCAAGTTACTCTACGTTCAGTAGACTAAG CATTCGGCATATGCATAACTTTACAAGGGGAATTACAATTGCGAATAAATCTTTAAGTGGTAATAACTCTAAAGAACACGATACTTTAAATACGACTAACCTAACAGTACTCCCTCTTGATTCCGAGGCTCAGAAGCCTATTATATTATTGGACTCACAAAATGTTTCCAGTGAATATAACCAAACGAATAATAACAGGTTGGTCAGACCATTGCATTCTACCAAAAGAGAAAACGGAGCTACAGTGAGAGTAAGAT atgAAGGGCCAATAACCCCAAATACAACTCTTGAATCATTGGACATTGTGGAAGCTGAACTAGCACCTATGTTGAAGCCGGGAGGAGCATTTCTGCCGCATGATTGTATTCCGAAGGAACACGTCGCAATAGTCGTACCATTTCGTGATCGTTACGCCCATTTAACCGTGTTTCTAAGAAACATTCATCCATTTTTAATGAAACAGCATATTGCCTACAGAATATTTCTCATCGAGCAAACCAATGGGAAAGCATTTAATCGGGCTGCGTTAATGAACATTGGCTTCTTAGAAgcgttaaaaatatttccatggGACTGTTTTATATTCCATGATGTTGACTTGTTACCTCTGGATAATCGAAACTTTTATACATGTCCGCGGCAACCGCGCCACATGTCAGTCTCTATAGATACTTTAAACTTCAA GTTGCCTTATCGTTCAATTTTTGGAGGAGTATCCGCTATGACTCGTGAACACTTTCAGCTAGTGAATGGCTTTTCGAATTCGTATTTTGGGTGGGGTGGTGAAGACGACGATATGTCGAATAG ATTAAAGCATGCCAATTTGTTCATATCAAGATATCCTGTTAATATAGCACGTTATATGATGCTAAAACATCCCAAAGAAAAGGCTAATCCAAAAAG ATATGAGAATCTCGTAAATGGAATCAGCAAGATGGAAATGGACGGTATAAATTCCATAAAGTATGAAATCTATAGCATAAAAGAATTTCCAACTTTTACTTGGTATCTAGCAGAATTAAAAATCTTCGATCAAACAAGTTAA
- the beta4GalNAcTA gene encoding beta-1,4-N-acetylgalactosaminyltransferase bre-4 isoform X1 produces MALFTKANGVRAMLSLVGIWVLFSAFLSYVDNKSASYSTFSRLSIRHMHNFTRGITIANKSLSGNNSKEHDTLNTTNLTVLPLDSEAQKPIILLDSQNVSSEYNQTNNNRLVRPLHSTKRENGATVRVRCKEPQYDENEGPITPNTTLESLDIVEAELAPMLKPGGAFLPHDCIPKEHVAIVVPFRDRYAHLTVFLRNIHPFLMKQHIAYRIFLIEQTNGKAFNRAALMNIGFLEALKIFPWDCFIFHDVDLLPLDNRNFYTCPRQPRHMSVSIDTLNFKLPYRSIFGGVSAMTREHFQLVNGFSNSYFGWGGEDDDMSNRLKHANLFISRYPVNIARYMMLKHPKEKANPKRYENLVNGISKMEMDGINSIKYEIYSIKEFPTFTWYLAELKIFDQTS; encoded by the exons ATGGCGCTCTTCACCAAAGCTAATGGTGTGAGAGCTATGCTGAGTCTGGTCGGGATATGGGTGTTGTTTAGCGCGTTCCTGAGCTATGTAGATAATAAATCTGCAAGTTACTCTACGTTCAGTAGACTAAG CATTCGGCATATGCATAACTTTACAAGGGGAATTACAATTGCGAATAAATCTTTAAGTGGTAATAACTCTAAAGAACACGATACTTTAAATACGACTAACCTAACAGTACTCCCTCTTGATTCCGAGGCTCAGAAGCCTATTATATTATTGGACTCACAAAATGTTTCCAGTGAATATAACCAAACGAATAATAACAGGTTGGTCAGACCATTGCATTCTACCAAAAGAGAAAACGGAGCTACAGTGAGAGTAAGATGTAAGGAACCACAATATGATGAAA atgAAGGGCCAATAACCCCAAATACAACTCTTGAATCATTGGACATTGTGGAAGCTGAACTAGCACCTATGTTGAAGCCGGGAGGAGCATTTCTGCCGCATGATTGTATTCCGAAGGAACACGTCGCAATAGTCGTACCATTTCGTGATCGTTACGCCCATTTAACCGTGTTTCTAAGAAACATTCATCCATTTTTAATGAAACAGCATATTGCCTACAGAATATTTCTCATCGAGCAAACCAATGGGAAAGCATTTAATCGGGCTGCGTTAATGAACATTGGCTTCTTAGAAgcgttaaaaatatttccatggGACTGTTTTATATTCCATGATGTTGACTTGTTACCTCTGGATAATCGAAACTTTTATACATGTCCGCGGCAACCGCGCCACATGTCAGTCTCTATAGATACTTTAAACTTCAA GTTGCCTTATCGTTCAATTTTTGGAGGAGTATCCGCTATGACTCGTGAACACTTTCAGCTAGTGAATGGCTTTTCGAATTCGTATTTTGGGTGGGGTGGTGAAGACGACGATATGTCGAATAG ATTAAAGCATGCCAATTTGTTCATATCAAGATATCCTGTTAATATAGCACGTTATATGATGCTAAAACATCCCAAAGAAAAGGCTAATCCAAAAAG ATATGAGAATCTCGTAAATGGAATCAGCAAGATGGAAATGGACGGTATAAATTCCATAAAGTATGAAATCTATAGCATAAAAGAATTTCCAACTTTTACTTGGTATCTAGCAGAATTAAAAATCTTCGATCAAACAAGTTAA
- the LOC106617839 gene encoding dnaJ homolog subfamily C member 11, which yields MSVDAETDNELEENYYTFLNLPRDATGEQINAAYRKLSRIYHPDKHVEVESKQKAEQLFNRTKRAYEVLSDPHKRAIYDCVGQKGLQTVGWELVHRTKTPAEIREEYERLAQAAEERKLQLRTNPRGNITVNVNATEIFTPYDETQLPRIEVSSMSISQSIEAPINRKDTLTLGGNLYSSNGNGNGNFILCGRRLVNKGWLEIDVGAGNGPLLGFKGGRTLSSVVTVNGGTSMNFRDGRVIPAVFSTLAVQLDKHTMGSLTLNVSNQSSMTTQIDSSTEKHAWTTSFVIGFPHIYLSAAYTRKMIENELKLKLAAKLGTFGFLAEYGAEKKISKYSSVFAAVSLGIPSGVMLKFKIVRSNQSYIFPIHLSEEIVPAAVFYATVTPVLLWFFVKKSILDPMRLEQKNAEIEKVKRSNQQRLTRQRQEARSAIELMQHTYERIVSEESSRGGLIITSATYGQLEDSSGHFQDNASVDVTIPIQCLVKDGTLILYQSSKSELPGFYDPCIGEDKILKIEYMFRNQTNVAIINDMDSVRLPLSSNN from the exons aTGTCAGTTGACGCAGAGACTGACAATGAGCTGGAAGAGAATTACTACACGTTTTTAAATCTTCCACGAGAC gcGACGGGTGAACAAATAAATGCCGCTTACAGGAAGTTGAGCCGAATTTATCATCCCGATAAACATGTAGAAGTTGAAAGTAAACAAAAAGCAGAACAGTTGTTTAATAGGACAAAACGAGCCTATGAGGTATTGTCAGATCCTCATAAACGAGCTATATATGACTGCGTTGGCCAAAAAGGCTTGCAAACTGTTGGATGGGAGTTAGTACATCGCACTAAAACTCCTGCGGAGATACGGGAAGAGTACGAACGATTAGCACAAGCGGCTGAGGAACGAAAGCTACAACTGCGCACTAATCCTCGTGGTAATATTACAGTTAATGTTAATGCCACCGAGATATTTACTCCATACGATGAGACGCAGCTTCCCCGGATTGAAGTTTCTTCGATGAGTATTTCACAATCGATTGAAGCACCCATAAACCGCAAAGACACACTTACGCTTGGCGGTAACCTATATTCATCCAATGGTAATGGAAACGGAAACTTCATTCTCTGCGGACGAAGATTAGTTAATAAGGGCTGGTTGGAAATAGATGTTGGTGCTGGAAATGGCCCCCTTTTAGGATTTAAAG GTGGACGAACCCTCTCCTCGGTTGTAACGGTGAATGGGGGTACATCAATGAATTTTCGTGATGGTCGTGTCATTCCTGCTGTATTCTCAACCTTGGCAGTACAGTTAGACAAACATACAATGGGTTCCTTAACTCTCAACGTAAGCAATCAATCTTCAATGACTACGCAAATTGATAGCAGCACTGAAAAACACGCTTGGACCACATCCTTTGTAATTGGTTTCCCTCATATATACTTGAGTGCGGCATATACGCGAAAAATGATAGAAAACGAGCTTAAGCTTAAATTAGCTGCAAA ATTGGGAACGTTTGGTTTTCTAGCAGAATATGGGGCTGAGAAAAAGATATCCAAATATAGTTCCGTGTTTGCAGCTGTGTCGCTGGGTATTCCATCTGGAGTAATGCTTAAATTtaa AATAGTGCGCTCCAATCAATCATATATATTTCCAATACACTTGAGCGAAGAGATTGTTCCTGCCGCTGTATTTTATGCAACAGTTACGCCAGTATTGCTGTGGTTCTTTGTAAAAAAGTCTATACTGGATCCCATGCGCTTAGAgcaaaaaaatgctgaaatcgAGAAAGTGAAACGAAGTAACCAACAACGATTGACTAGACAGCGGCAAGAGGCACGCTCCGCTATCGAGCTAATGCAGCATACCTACGAGCGCATAGTTTCGGAAGAAAGCAGTAGAGGGGGCCTAATAATAACGAGTGCTACTTATGGGCAACTGGAAGATAGTAGTGGCCACTTTCAAGACAACGCTTCGGTTGATGTAACCATACCCATACAGTGCCTTGTAAAGGATGgtacattaattttatatcaatCGTCGAAG agtgAATTGCCCGGATTTTACGATCCATGTATTGGTGAAGACAAAATTCTAAAAATCGAGTACATGTTCAGAAATCAAACCAACGTTGCTATAATTAACGACATGGATTCAGTAAGACTTCCTCTAAGTAGCAATAACTGA
- the Hsc70-5 gene encoding heat shock 70 kDa protein cognate 5, with product MLRISKFVPRLIGQRFTAADYGKILSKNTLVVDNGVATQLRHKSGEVKGAVIGIDLGTTNSCVAVMEGKQAKVIENAEGARTTPSHVAFSKDGERLVGMPAKRQAVTNSANTFYATKRLIGRRFDDPEIKKDLKNLSYKVVKASNGDAWVSSTDGKVYSPSQIGAFILMKMKETAEAYLNTPVKNAVVTVPAYFNDSQRQATKDAGQIAGLNVLRVINEPTAAALAYGMDKTDDKIIAVYDLGGGTFDISILEIQKGVFEVKSTNGDTLLGGEDFDNTIVNYLVAEFKKDTGIDITKDNIAMQRLKEAAEKAKCELSSSQQTDINLPYLTMDASGPQHMNLKMSRAKLESLVGDLIKRTIQPCQKALSDAEVSKTEIGEVLLVGGMTRMPKVQQTVQDLFGRQPSRAVNPDEAVAVGAAVQGGVLAGDVTDVLLLDVTPLSLGIETLGGVFTRLISRNTTIPTKKSQVFSTAADGQTQVEIKVHQGEREMAADNKLLGSFTLVGIPPAPRGVPQIEVVFDIDANGIVHVSAKDKGTGKEQQIVIQSGGGLSKDEIENMIKKAEEYAASDKKKRELIELVNQGESIVHDTETKMEEFKSQLPAEECEKLKKEIADLRTLLANKDTAEPDEVRKATSQLQQSSLKLFEMAYKKMSAERESNASGSSSSEQTNSEEKKEGKN from the exons ATGTTGAGAATATCAAAGTTCGTGCCACGACTGATTGGACAGCGTTTCACGGCTGCTGATTATGGAAAAATCTTGTCTAAG AACACTCTGGTGGTGGATAATGGAGTCGCTACGCAACTTCGCCATAA atctgGCGAAGTTAAAGGAGCAGTCATCGGTATAGATTTGGGTACTACAAATTCTTGCGTAGCTGTAATGGAAGGTAAACAAGCAAAGGTTATTGAAAATGCTGAGGGCGCACGTACTACACCCTCTCATGTTGCCTTTTCAAAGGACGGTGAACGTTTGGTTGGTATGCCAGCGAAACGCCAGGCGGTTACAAATTCTGCTAACACCTTTTATGCGACTAAGCGTTTGATTGGACGTCGCTTTGATGatcctgaaattaaaaaagatttgaaaaatttgtcttACAAAGTAGTAAAGGCATCGAACGGCGACGCTTGGGTCTCCTCCACTGATGGCAAGGTATACTCTCCTTCTCAAATTGGAGCttttattttgatgaaaatgaaagaaactgCTGAAGCATATCTCAATACACCTGTGAAAAACGCCGTCGTTACTGTACCCGCCTATTTCAATGATTCGCAACGTCAAGCCACTAAAGATGCTGGTCAAATTGCTGGGTTAAATGTGTTACGTGTTATCAACGAACCTACTGCTGCGGCATTGGCCTATGGAATGGACAAGACCGATgacaaaat TATTGCCGTTTATGATTTAGGTGGTGGTACTTTCGATATATCGATCCTAGAAATCCAGAAAGGAGTATTTGAAGTAAAATCAACTAACGGCGATACTCTTCTTGGTGGTGAAGATTTTGATAATACAATTGTTAACTACTTGGTTGCTGAATTTAAAAAGGATACCGGTATCGATATTACTAAGGATAACATAGCTATGCAACGCTTAAAGGAAGCAGCTGAGAAGGCTAAATGTGAATTATCCTCTTCACAACAGACGGATATTAATTTGCCTTACCTAACCATGGATGCTTCCGGACCACaacatatgaatttaaaaatgagtCGTGCTAAGCTTGAAAGTCTGGTGGGTGATTTAATAAAGCGTACAATTCAGCCCTGTCAAAAGGCCCTCTCAGACGCTGAGGTATCCAAGACAGAAATCGGGGAAGTTCTTTTGGTCGGTGGAATGACGAGAATGCCTAAGGTTCAACAAACAGTACAAGACTTGTTCGGAAGACAACCATCACGTGCTGTCAATCCTGATGAAGCTGTAGCCGTAGGCGCTGCAGTGCAAGGTGGAGTACTTGCTGGAGATGTAACCGATGTTTTATTGCTCGACGTTACGCCTTTATCCCTGGGCATTGAAACATTGGGTGGAGTATTTACCCGATTAATATCACGTAATACGACAATCCCTACTAAGAAATCTCAAGTATTCTCTACGGCTGCTGATGGTCAGACGCAAGTGGAAATCAAGGTGCATCAAGGCGAGCGCGAAATGGCAGCTGATAACAAATTGCTTGGTTCGTTCACATTGGTAGGCATTCCACCCGCACCGCGTGGTGTACCCCAAATCGAGGTGGTGTTCGACATTGATGCTAATGGCATTGTTCATGTATCGGCCAAAGACAAGGGTACCGGTAAAGAGCAACAAATCGTCATCCAATCCGGCGGTGGTTTAAGTAAGGacgaaattgaaaatatgaTTAAAAAGGCTGAAGAGTATGCTGCTTCTGACAAAAAGAAACGTGAACTAATTGAATTAGTAAACCAAGGCGAGAGCATTGTTCATGACACAGAAACCAAAATGGAAGAATTCAAGAGCCAATTGCCAGCTGAAGAG tgtgaaaaacttaaaaaagaaaTCGCAGATTTGCGCACTCTTTTGGCCAACAAGGACACCGCTGAACCAGATGAAGTTCGAAAAGCCACAAGTCAATTGCAGCAATCGTCTCTGAAACTTTTTGAGATGGCTTACAAAAAg ATGTCGGCGGAACGCGAAAGTAACGCTAGTGGAAGCAGCAGTTCTGAACAAACTAATTCCGAAGAGAAAAAGGAAGGAAAGAATTAG